In a single window of the Pelodiscus sinensis isolate JC-2024 chromosome 18, ASM4963464v1, whole genome shotgun sequence genome:
- the GID8 gene encoding glucose-induced degradation protein 8 homolog encodes MSYAEKPDEITKDEWMEKLNNLHIQRADMNRLIMNYLVTEGFKEAAEKFRMESGIEPSVDLETLDERIKIREMILKGQIQEAIALINSLHPELLDTNRYLYFHLQQQHLIELIRQRETEAALEFAQTQLAEQGEESRECLTEMERTLALLAFDNPEESPFGDLLNMMQRQKVWSEVNQAVLDYENRESTPKLAKLLKLLLWAQNELDQKKVKYPKMTDLSKGTIEEPK; translated from the exons ATGAGTTATGCAGAAAAACCTGATGAAATCACAAAAGATGAATGGATGGAAAAACTCAATAACTTGCATATCCAGAGAGCCGATATGAATCGCCTGATCATGAATTATCTTGTTACAG AGGGTTTTAAAGAGGCAGCTGAGAAGTTTCGGATGGAGTCTGGAATTGAGCCCAGTGTTGATCTAGAAACTCTAGATGAAAGGATAAAAATTCGAGAAATGATACTGAAAGGACAGATTCAAGAAGCCATTGCACTGATAAATAGTCTCCATCCAGAACTGTTAGATACAAACCGATACCTTTACTTTCATTTGCAG CAGCAGCATTTGATTGAACTGATTCGTCAGCGTGAGACAGAGGCAGCCCTGGAATTTGCCCAGACTCaattggcagaacaaggagaggAGAGTAGAGAATGCTTGACAGAAATGGAGCGTACCCTGGCATTGCTTGCCTTTGATAATCCTGAAGAATCACCGTTTGGAGACTTGCTCAACATGATGCAGAGACAGAAG GTATGGAGTGAAGTTAACCAAGCTGTTCTAGACTATGAAAATCGTGAGTCAACACCCAAGCTGGCTAAGTTACTGAAACTACTTCTGTGGGCTCAGAATGAACTGGACCAGAAGAAAGTAAAATATCCCAAAATGACAGACCTCAGCAAGGGGACAATTGAGGAACCTAAGTAA